The Vannielia litorea genome segment TCGGCCACAAGATCGACGTGCGCTATGATGCAAGTTCGGGCGAATGTGCCCTGCCTGTCGGCCCCGCCAAGCTGCGCGCCGAAGATGATGCGCTCGTGGTCGAGGTGACCGCACCAAGCGAAGAGGGGCTAACCCGCGCGCGCGCCGTGATCGACAACCACCTCGTGCGTTTTGCCTTCCGCGAAAACTTCGAAACGATGGATTGGGAGGGGCTCGCCGCCGCTTCCTGATCCTTAATGGCGGAGCCAATTCCGCCAAGACTCAAAAAGCCAGCCTCCGGCGCCTCCCGGCGTGTTCCGTGCCAGCTCAAGAAACCACCACGAACCCCGGGACACCCGACTATGAAAACGACCATGAAGGCCGCCCTGCTGGCCTCTTCTTCCATTCTGGCCGCCAGCATCGCCGCCGCGCAGGATGTGATCGACCTTGAAGCCATCCGTGTTGAATCCGACGCCGCGCAAGACTCCCTCGGCAACGTTGAAATTTCTGGTGAAGAGATCGAAGAGCGGAACGCCGCGAGCACCGATGAGCTATTCGCTGGGCAATCCGAGATCCTCGCAACCGGCGGCTCGGTGATTGCGCAAAAGGTTCTGGTCCACGGCCTCGAAGAGAGCAACCTCGCCGTCACCATCGATGGCGCCCGGCAGAACAAGGGTGCCTTCCACCACACCGGCAACGTGCCGATTGATCCCTTCCTGCTGAAGAGCGTGAAGGTCAGCTCCGGCCTTGCCCCTGCCGATGCTGGCCCCGGCGCCCTCGCCGGCATCCTCGCCTACGAAACCAAAGATGCCCGCGACCTGCTCGAGCCGGGCCAGACCATCGGCGGCTTCACCGGCCTCACCTTCGGCTCCAATGGCGGCACCTTCCGCCGCTCCGGCGCGCTCTACGGGGCGCAGGGCGGGTTCGAATACCTGCTGGCCTATTCCCGCCAGACAGGCGACGATTACGAGAACGGCGATGGCGATGTGATCGGCGGGACCGAGCCCGACCTTACCGATTATTTTGCGAAGGTCGCCTACACCACAGATGCCGGAAAACGCTTCGAGTTCTCCGCTGAGCAAATCTCCGATCAGGGCCTGCGCCCCTTCCAGGGCGGCTTCCCGCGGCCCGACTTCGAGGATGTGCCGGGCCGTGGCACCACCTATCTCGTGGCGGTGACGGAGCGCACCAGCTACAGCTTCACCTATACCGATGAGAACCCGCAGGGCATCTGGGCTCCGACCATCCAGCTTGCCTGGAACGAGCAGCTTGTTGATGCCGAGAGCGCACAGGGCCGCAACCGCAGCCTTTCGGGCAAGGCGGAGAACAGGTTTGCGCTAGGCAGCGGCGTGCTGACCGCAGGCGTGGACTTCTTCCACGAGACCGCGACCAACACCGGCACGGCAGCCGACGCAGGTGAAGAAGAGCTTTCCAACATCGGCCTCTATGCCCAGATGCGGCAGGACGTGAGCAGCCGCGTGTCGCTCTCATACGGCGTGCGCCTCGACAGCCAGACCTACACCGGTGCCACCGGTGAGGAGTGGTCGTCTTCGGGCGTCAGCGTGAATGCAGCGGCAGACGTGCTACTAACCGACCGGCTCACCCTGAACGTCGGTGCAGCGTCGGTGTGGGGCGGCTACGAGCTGAATGAGGCGGCCTTGATCGGTCTGCGCTCGGCCCCGGTGTACGGCGACCAGATCACCAGCCGGTCCACGAACTTCCGCATCGGCCTGCGCTACGAGCAGGGTCCGTGGCAGGCGGGCTTTGCCCTGTTCCACACCAACATCAAGGACGCCAACGATCCCTTCACCACCATGGGGGAAGCGGCGGCCTACGATGTGACCTCTCAGGGCTTTGACGCCAAGCTGCGGTACACCGGCACACAGGGCTACATCGAGGGCAACTGGACCTATGCCGACGTGCAGATTGATGAAGGCCCCGTTTCGACAACGTCTTACTACGTGGGTCGCCCCGTGGGCCATATCATCGGCCTCTCCGGTGCGTGGGACGTGAACGAGCAGTGGACCCTTGGCGGCACCGCCGAGATCGCGCTGGAAGTCGATGAAGTGCCTGCGGGCTATGCCCCGCTCGACAGCTACGAGGTCGTGAACCTTTGGGCCAAGTGGACCCCGCCCAGCTACGACAACCTCACCGTCCGCTTCGACGTGAAAAACGTGTTCGACACGACCTACTCCGGGCGCGGCAACGATGGTGTCGGCTTCTCCGCCGTGGAACCGATTACCGAGCCGGGTCGGACGTTCCTGATCTCGGCGAACATGAAGTTCTGACCTGATCTGAAGAGAATTCCCGAAGGCGGCGCGCTCGCCTTCGGGACGCTGCGCAAACGCGTATAGCTCCGGTCGGAAGCTTGAGCACCCGGCACCAAAACGGCCGGCCTTAACCGACTGTTAACCAAGCTTCTGCATATCCTCGTGATCTCCGGCACGTGCCGGACAGGCAACTCGCCGCGAGGATTTAGGATGGCTTCAAAGGCCCAAGCCCGCCCGCTGAAAATTCTCTTGCTCGGTATCAACTACGCGCCCGAGATCATTTCGACCGCAGTCTACAACACCGATCTCGCCGAGGGCATGGCAAGCCGCGGCGCCGAGGTGCGGGTGGTCGCGGCCAAGCCCTATTATCCGGAGTGGCGTGTGCGGAAAGGCTGGCGTGGGCCGTTCTGGCGCAATCGGCGCTCCGAAACCGGCGTCAAGATCACTCATTGCCCGCTCTACGTGCCTGCCAACCCCACCGGCCTCAAGCGCATCCTGCACCATGCCAGCTTTGCCATCACCGCCCTTCCCATAGCCCTCTGGCGCGGGCTGGTCTGGCGCCCCGATATCGTATTCGTCGTCGCGCCTTCAATGATCTCTGCCCCCGTGGGTTGGCTGGCAGCCCGGCTTGCCGGTGCCAAGGCATGGCTCCACATTCAGGACTTCGAGGTCGAGGCCGCTTTTGCAACAGGCCTGCTGAAGCCCGAAAGCCGCATCGCGCGGGCTGCCCGGGCCTTTGAGCACTGGGTGCTGCGCCGTTTTGACCGGGTCAGCACGATCTCGGCACCGATGGTCGCCAAGCTTCGCCAGAAGCAGGTACCGCAAGAGCGCGTCTGCGAGCTTCGCAACTGGGCGAATCTCGAAAAGGTCAAACCGCTTGAGAGGCCATCGCCGATGCGCACCGAACTGGGCATCCACACGCCTCACGTCGTACTCTACTCCGGCAACCTCGCCAACAAGCAGGGACTTGAGATCATTCCCGACATTGCCCGACGGCTCGACCATCGCCGCGATGTTACATTCGTTGTCTGCGGCGACGGACCACTACGGTCACGGCTTGAAGAGATGTCTCGCGGCCTTTCGAACATCCGTTTTCTGCCGCTGCAGCCCATTGAGCGACTGGGCGAATTGCTGGGCATGGCCGACATTCACTTGCTGCCCCAGATCGCCGGCGCGGCCGATCTCGTCTTGCCATCGAAGCTGACCAACATGCTCGCCTCGGGCCGCCCGGTGCTGGCCACCACCGAGCCGGGCACAGCCCTAGCCGATGAGGTCGAGGGCGCCGGCTTGGTAACCCGCCCCGGTGACGGAGCGGCCGCCGCCGAAGCGTTGTCCGCGTTATTGGACGACCCTGAGCGCCGGGCCGCCCTTGGCACCAGAGCCCGCGCCCTTGCGCTGGAGAGATGGGATGCCACGCGCACGCTCAATGAGCTCAAATCGGCCTTTGAGCTACTTTGCAGTGACGGTCGGACAGCTCCGCATGAAACACCGCCTACGGAGCCAACTAGCACCGACCTTGCTTTGAATTCCCGGTTCCCGCTCAACCCAAAGGCCCTTCGCCAGCAGAACCGCTGAACACCTCAGGGATCGCGCTGGTGCTCCGCAACCAAGCGGCCCGGCGGAGCAGGCGTGCGACCGAGGCGCGACGCAACGAGCGTCTGATATGCCTGATAGAGCAGGAATGCCCAAACCAGAGGCCTCACGGGAAAGTCCGCCGAATAACGTGGGATCTCAGCAAACAGCGCCAGCGTCAGCAAATACAGCGTGGCGACCTTTGCCGAGTCAGGAAAGACTCTCGCCGTTTTCTGCATGCATCCCACGAACCATCCCCACAGCATCATCCCAAAGATGACCCCCGGCAGCCCGAAATCGGCATAAAAATCAGTGACGATATTGGATCCCACGCCCCACCCGGCTGTCGGTTCCAGCATCTCGCTCTTGAGTAGTTTCGACGTGGTGTCGAACGTCAGCGAGTCTCCGAAGACCACACCGCGCAAAAGCGGCACCACCCCCATGAACCCTACCAACTTGTAGAGGCCGTATCCGTAGTCCACCTTCTCCGGCACCGCCTCGAAAGTGGCGCGAAGCCCGATGGTGGTGATATTGAAGCTGTTGTCATCCCCCGCCGAAATCGCATTGCCACTCAGGCTCACCGCCAGAGCGTCCTTCAGCGGCATGGTCTGGGTCATCCGCAAAACCTCGATCGACTGATACAAGACCAACGCGCCAATCAGGAACGCCAACAGGTGGAGACGGGTCGCGCGCCAGACATAGGTGAACAGGCCGCCCACGATGAATATCCCGAAGAGCATGAAGCTGTTGCGATCGCCCGCCAGCAGTATCCGCGTGATCCAAAGCAGATTGACCCCCATCGCCAGCAACAGGCCGGGCGGCAATGGCTTGCGCTGTGCCAGCCTGCGAATGAACTCGCCCGTGCCAACCATCGCCAGCAGCAGGATGATCAGGTAGATGCCTTCTGCAATCTGCCCGCCCGACGAAGTGCCGGTGTAGCGCCCCTCGCTGGCGGCCCGGAATCCCAAAGCGAAATAGACAGCGATCAGCACCAGTTGGAGCGTCAGGCAGAAGACCGGAAGCGATCTGCTTGGCATACGCTTGCCCGAAACCCGAAGCGCCCGCCCCCGCAGCCCCGCGTCGACCCCGAAGTCAAACGCCAGCACCCCGATGGTGGCCGCGATCATCGCAAGGTTGGCGTGTTCCACATAGGTGCGCCGCAGAAAGATGCTGCGGTTCATATCTGTGAACCCGAGCAAATAGAGCTGGTAGGGATAGTAGAAGAGCAGGAAGTAGAAGAAGAAAAACAAAAGCTTCGGTGTTATAAACGTCGGCAACACGGGGCGTACCATGGCAGGCATCAAAAGCGCCCGGCCGAACAGCGTGTAAAAGACTGCGAGACACCCTGCCAGCACCAGCGGTGAAGCGCCGGCCGGCGCGCCGAAAAACAAGGCGGTTAGAAGCGCGACAAGGCACAGTTCGGCGAAATTGAAGTGGGTCAGCCTCATCCGCACCTCAACGCCGCAATGGCATCAGTTTTGCACGGGTGAGCGGCGACAGCATGAGCCAACCTGCCACCGCCGTCAGGCAGAGCGCTGGTGGAAGGGCAGTGACCACCCACGCGCTTTGCGGCACCAGTGGCGCAAGGAGCATGCTGAACGCAAGCGCTCCCGCAGCGACTGGCAGGCTCCGGCGCGGCAAGGCACTAGACGGCCCCAGCAAGCGGCGCACCATCACCGCGAACCCCAGCCACATCGGAAGTCGAGCAACCATGATGGCCGCGATCATGACCCAAGGCGCCCCCGTCAACGCAAGCGCGACCCCGCCGAAGAGAAGGGAAAGCAGCGTGCTTGCCGCACCAAGCAGGACTTTCGGCCTGAGCTTCAGCCCCGCGTCTTGTATCTGCCCGTCACACCGGCAGAGCGCCAGCTGAACAAAGGCGAGGCTCATGGCAATGGTCAGCGGCTGACCCATAAAAACCTCCGGGTCGGCCCAAAGGCCCACGAAGGCCTCGTTGAAGAGGATCATGAGGCTCGCCAGCACCGTGGCGAATGCCGCCACGATCTCCCGCGTCTCTCTTGCCCGCGCTGCAGCCTGTGCAATCTCACCTTGACCCAGCAAGCGCCCCAGACCCGGCATCATCGCGCTTGCGGTCATCAGGCAGGCGGCCAGCGCGAATTGCAGGACGAACGAGGTGAAGACCCAGGCCGTGACCGCAGTTGCGCCAAGGATTGCGCCTAAAAGCAGAACCTCAGTCGCGAGCATGAGGCGTGCCACCAGCGCCCAACCCAGCACCCAACCGCCGAACCGCGCGAGTTCACCTGTCTCTCCCGGTTCCGGGCGGCTTGCGCCAAACCACGGCAGCGAAGCGCGCGCCACCAGCCACGTCAGCGCACCGTTGAGCACAGTCGCCGCCAACACAACAGCCGCGAGCCCCACCAGCCCGCCAGGGCCGCTGAGGGCGACGATCACCAGCGCCGCGTTCGACAGCGGCAACAGCAACGTGGTCACCAGCATCGAGCGGTAACCAAGGTTGCTGCCGACCAGAGCTGTATCCGGAATACCTGAGACGCCCCGCGCCACCACGTTCAGCCCAAGCACCGCCCCCATCAACATCAGCGCCAAGCCGAGATGTTCCGGCACGTCTGCGATCAGGACCGGCAGCATCAATACGAGGCCCAACTGGATCAAAAGGAGCGCCGGCAACCACAGAAGCCAGACCCTGAGCGCCGATCCGACCATCCGCCTCAGCCCTCCCGTGTCCGCTTCTCTCCCGCGGTGGGCGATGACCCATTTCAAAGCCTGCGTCGCCTGCCCGTCCGCCACGGCTCCAACGTCAAAAAGCCGCTGAGTTGCTTTCCATATCCCGAAGGCGACAGGCCCTAGCGCCCCTGCGAGGAGCGGGTTAGCCACGAGGCCGACCCCTGCCAGAACCGCGAAGTTCAGGTAGCTGGCCAGCGCATTGCGGCGCGCCGGGCTCAAGGTGCAGATCCCGCACGGTTGAGGCGTATCAGCGCCTCTTGGAGGGTCGCCTCGGCGGAATTTTTTGATGAGAGCTCGGCAGGGTTGGACATCCTGTTTAGGAGCGCCGCAAAACTCGCCGCATAACTCTCGAGAAAAATGTCAAATGCTTCGTCCGACAGGCCCTCCCCCCGTGAGCACTGCGCCGGTCGACGCGCCACTCTATCGCGAAGCAATTCATCCGGTGCGGCCAGAAAAAGCGCACGACCACCCAGACTCTCAAAGGCTGAAATGGTGCGTTGCACTGTTTCCAACTCGGGTTTCAATCGCCCTTCTTTGAGGCACATCGCAACCTGAAAGAGCGGACCCTGATCGAGCAAAAGATGTGTTACGGGGCGATTTGCAGTGAGCTTTCCGCGCCGGACCAAATCGAGAAACGCATGCAATTGTGCATGGTTGCGGAAGACCTGCCACCGTTCATTCCCGCCATGCGGCCAGCCGCCCTCCGCAAGCGCGCGTGCGATGCCTCTCGCCGCCGCAACGGGATGCCTCCGGTAGGGCAGACCGGTCGCCGCATTGCCGAATTCGCGCACCAGACCGCGCGTGAGTGTCGACTTGCCCGCCCCCGTCAGACCCAGGACTTCGACGCGCAGAAAGGGCCGTGCAATCTCTTCCCACGCCCGGCGGAACACGCGTGCCTGAACCACTTCGGGGCGCAGCTCGCCGGTGTCGAGTACAAGCATGTTCGCTGCGGACCACTCGGCCCGCCATACTTCGCCGGAACGCGCCATAAGCGTCGCCCGATCGTCATCGGGGCGGCGCCGGCAGGCAACTTCCGGGTCGAGACGCAGAACGACCAGAAGGTCGGCTGAGACCGTCTTCCGGTAGAGGCGCTGCTCCCGGGCCGCCAGCCAGCGGCGGAGTGGGGTGTGCGCATCCTCGATCCGGGGCCCATCCATCTTGGTGATCTCCAGCCGATGGAGGCGGTCGAGGATCACGATACTCCCGGCCGCCCGCGCTCGCTCCGCCCGGCGAGAGACACTGCGGCGATCATGGGCCAGCGCAAGGCTTCGAAAGTCTTCCGCGAGCACCGACTGGCCCGCTGCTCTCAGGAGTTTACTCCATGCGGCGAGGCATAGTCCCAGCAGAGATCGCCCCGGCCGCCCAAAGTGCAGGCTCTCCACGGCGAGGTGTCGTCCAAGCGCTCGAGTCAGAGACGCCGAATTGGTGCTCTTGCCGGCACCATCCCCACCCAGAAAAGCAATAACTCTCCCGCCCTGCACGGCCTTCTTGCGGCCAGAAGAAACGACAGCAAAACCGCCTAGAAGCCTCTCGAACCGAGATCGATTGACGCGCCAAAAGCAAGCAAGCAAGGACCGCCACTCGCTTGCATCCCGCACTGCCGCGAGAGCCTGTTTAATCTCCCGCGCCGCAAGGCGAAGCTGCGCCCCACCCCCTTGTTCCGCAACTTCAGCCAGCTTTCGGAAACCGGCTGGTGAGAACGGCAGCCCAGAACTAGCCAAACTCTCATCAAGGCTCTCCAATGCCCCCTGACGTTTCAACCAATCGAACTCGCGCGCCACACCCGCGCGCGTCTCCGAGCGGTAAAGTGCCCGAAGTTGGCGTACTGGAAACTCCGCCACCGCCCCGGTCGCCGCGTACTTCAGCAGCACGCGGATGACGAAGATCACGAACTCACGCTCCGGCCGCGGCAACCAAATCGGCCCCGCACGGCGGCGCCCCTCCAGATACCAATGGACAAGCGGTAAGGTGTAGTTCTTGTGGTAGTCGTACCCCAGCGTCAGCCCAGAATGCAGGTGCAGGTGAATCAGTTGGCCCGCCTCGGCATCCATCGTGAAGTAGTGCAGCATATTGCGCTGCCATCCGTCCTTCTCCGAGATGCCCTGCACGTAGCCAAGCTCTGAAATCAGCGCCTTGGCCTTAGTCTGGTCCGTCGGGCGCACCAGCAGATCAAGGTCGTCACGGCCCGAGAGCGCCCTGTCGATGTTGTTGTTGCTCTTCCAGTGAACGTATCGAATGTCGGCGGCGTCTAGCGCGTTTAGCAGCCGGGAGATTTGCGGCAACACGATATGAACCGCACCACTATCCATGCGCTCGGTCTTCGGCTTGCACGGTCGGCGGCATTGTTTGGCGGCAAAACAGACGTAACGCGTTGCGTGCAGTTGTATGGCGATCGCGGAAGTCAGCATGAACCGCTAAACGGTCAAAATTCGTCGGCTTCCGACGGGCGCTTAGCCATTCATGGAACGCGGCACAAAAGTCGGCCTCCGGAGGCATCAAGTGCCCAATCCCTGCGATCTGAGACCTGATCGTTCCGCGATCCCGCGCGACCACCGTGACGCCATGTGCCATGGCCTCGAAGACCACCATAGGCTCGGCTTCATTAAGGTAGCTAGTCGCGAAGACGAACACATCGATCCCCTCGAAGAACGAGGACTTCGCAGCGCCGTAGACCGGCCCGAGC includes the following:
- a CDS encoding DUF2218 domain-containing protein — encoded protein: MQEQLHDTGRFATQSASKYLQQLCKHFGHKIDVRYDASSGECALPVGPAKLRAEDDALVVEVTAPSEEGLTRARAVIDNHLVRFAFRENFETMDWEGLAAAS
- a CDS encoding TonB-dependent receptor domain-containing protein translates to MKTTMKAALLASSSILAASIAAAQDVIDLEAIRVESDAAQDSLGNVEISGEEIEERNAASTDELFAGQSEILATGGSVIAQKVLVHGLEESNLAVTIDGARQNKGAFHHTGNVPIDPFLLKSVKVSSGLAPADAGPGALAGILAYETKDARDLLEPGQTIGGFTGLTFGSNGGTFRRSGALYGAQGGFEYLLAYSRQTGDDYENGDGDVIGGTEPDLTDYFAKVAYTTDAGKRFEFSAEQISDQGLRPFQGGFPRPDFEDVPGRGTTYLVAVTERTSYSFTYTDENPQGIWAPTIQLAWNEQLVDAESAQGRNRSLSGKAENRFALGSGVLTAGVDFFHETATNTGTAADAGEEELSNIGLYAQMRQDVSSRVSLSYGVRLDSQTYTGATGEEWSSSGVSVNAAADVLLTDRLTLNVGAASVWGGYELNEAALIGLRSAPVYGDQITSRSTNFRIGLRYEQGPWQAGFALFHTNIKDANDPFTTMGEAAAYDVTSQGFDAKLRYTGTQGYIEGNWTYADVQIDEGPVSTTSYYVGRPVGHIIGLSGAWDVNEQWTLGGTAEIALEVDEVPAGYAPLDSYEVVNLWAKWTPPSYDNLTVRFDVKNVFDTTYSGRGNDGVGFSAVEPITEPGRTFLISANMKF
- a CDS encoding WcaI family glycosyltransferase produces the protein MLGINYAPEIISTAVYNTDLAEGMASRGAEVRVVAAKPYYPEWRVRKGWRGPFWRNRRSETGVKITHCPLYVPANPTGLKRILHHASFAITALPIALWRGLVWRPDIVFVVAPSMISAPVGWLAARLAGAKAWLHIQDFEVEAAFATGLLKPESRIARAARAFEHWVLRRFDRVSTISAPMVAKLRQKQVPQERVCELRNWANLEKVKPLERPSPMRTELGIHTPHVVLYSGNLANKQGLEIIPDIARRLDHRRDVTFVVCGDGPLRSRLEEMSRGLSNIRFLPLQPIERLGELLGMADIHLLPQIAGAADLVLPSKLTNMLASGRPVLATTEPGTALADEVEGAGLVTRPGDGAAAAEALSALLDDPERRAALGTRARALALERWDATRTLNELKSAFELLCSDGRTAPHETPPTEPTSTDLALNSRFPLNPKALRQQNR
- a CDS encoding O-antigen polymerase; translation: MRLTHFNFAELCLVALLTALFFGAPAGASPLVLAGCLAVFYTLFGRALLMPAMVRPVLPTFITPKLLFFFFYFLLFYYPYQLYLLGFTDMNRSIFLRRTYVEHANLAMIAATIGVLAFDFGVDAGLRGRALRVSGKRMPSRSLPVFCLTLQLVLIAVYFALGFRAASEGRYTGTSSGGQIAEGIYLIILLLAMVGTGEFIRRLAQRKPLPPGLLLAMGVNLLWITRILLAGDRNSFMLFGIFIVGGLFTYVWRATRLHLLAFLIGALVLYQSIEVLRMTQTMPLKDALAVSLSGNAISAGDDNSFNITTIGLRATFEAVPEKVDYGYGLYKLVGFMGVVPLLRGVVFGDSLTFDTTSKLLKSEMLEPTAGWGVGSNIVTDFYADFGLPGVIFGMMLWGWFVGCMQKTARVFPDSAKVATLYLLTLALFAEIPRYSADFPVRPLVWAFLLYQAYQTLVASRLGRTPAPPGRLVAEHQRDP